The genomic interval TGATATGCACGAGGTAGGCGAAGAGCGCCAGCGATCGCGCGGATCGACGGATGTCATACGACGGCGGGGCGAAGTCACCGTTGGCTGCAGGCGTCACACCGCACAGGTGCGTGAAAACCGCCGCCGGAGCGACCGCAGCGCCCTCGGTGTACCGCAGGAAGATTCTGAAGGTGGCAAACCCGTCATAGTGTAGATCGTAGATCATCGCCCGGCAGAGGCGTTCCCACGGCCAAAGGGGGAGCGTAAACCGCGACATTGTCGCCAATAGCTCAGATGAATACGGGTCCGGACATGCCCCGCTCTTGATGCTACTGATCCAGCGTGTCATACTGGTCTCGTAATCGACGCGCTCGCCGGCAGAAATCGGGACGCCCCCGCTTTTGCGGTCATCCACCAGATCATCGATCCGCCGCATACTGCGATAACACACGCGAAAGGCCTCGTACCTGTCCGGCTCCCAGAACCGAGCGGCGATATCGAGAAAGGGATTGGTCAGGATTTCGCTGAAATCCTTTTCGAGGGCGAAATTAAACTCGGAGGATGGCCGGTCGCTCATAGTTTCGGCGGAATATAGCGCGGGACAGGACGCGCGTGAAGCGCAAACATTCAAGCGGCGCCGGCCAGGTTCGGCCGGCGCCACGTTCAGTGCTTCTGAGGGGCG from Candidatus Zixiibacteriota bacterium carries:
- a CDS encoding squalene/phytoene synthase family protein, encoding MSDRPSSEFNFALEKDFSEILTNPFLDIAARFWEPDRYEAFRVCYRSMRRIDDLVDDRKSGGVPISAGERVDYETSMTRWISSIKSGACPDPYSSELLATMSRFTLPLWPWERLCRAMIYDLHYDGFATFRIFLRYTEGAAVAPAAVFTHLCGVTPAANGDFAPPSYDIRRSARSLALFAYLVHIMRDFQKDQRRGLNYFADDLLTAHSIGRDNLRLAARSGRVPHELRALFAQYRVFCANYRARARATLDELAAILPPRYQLSLEVIYGLYSLVYERIDPHRGSFAEGELNPSPEEIQNRLSRIVTEFKARANLQGAEEKPD